One genomic window of Paraburkholderia acidiphila includes the following:
- the thiS gene encoding sulfur carrier protein ThiS — MDIHINQKPITLPEGATVADALAAFGARPPFAVALNGDFVARAQHGARSLQAGDRLDVVSPVAGG; from the coding sequence ATGGACATTCATATCAACCAGAAGCCGATCACGCTGCCCGAGGGCGCGACTGTCGCCGATGCGCTCGCCGCATTCGGTGCGCGTCCGCCGTTCGCCGTTGCGCTGAACGGCGATTTCGTGGCGCGCGCCCAGCATGGCGCGCGCTCGCTCCAGGCGGGCGACCGCCTCGACGTCGTGAGCCCCGTGGCCGGCGGCTGA